Proteins co-encoded in one Haloarcula pelagica genomic window:
- a CDS encoding DUF7519 family protein, whose product MANLVGAALFGAVLLAGVQGASTTTVLAGGVGTVLAWTFAHSALELRDDLGEARSRRLELSHTAGTTGLVAGAAVVAAVLFRASSFELPPLALAALVLAGVALTAALRR is encoded by the coding sequence TTGGCGAACCTCGTCGGCGCGGCGCTGTTCGGCGCGGTCCTGCTCGCCGGCGTCCAGGGCGCCTCGACGACGACGGTACTCGCCGGCGGCGTCGGGACGGTACTCGCCTGGACGTTCGCCCACTCGGCGCTCGAACTCCGGGACGATCTGGGCGAGGCCCGGAGCCGGCGCCTGGAGTTGAGCCACACCGCCGGGACGACGGGGCTGGTGGCCGGGGCCGCCGTCGTCGCCGCGGTGTTGTTCCGCGCGAGTTCCTTCGAGTTGCCGCCGCTGGCGCTGGCCGCGCTCGTCCTGGCGGGCGTGGCACTGACCGCGGCGCTCAGGCGCTGA
- a CDS encoding DUF58 domain-containing protein — translation MSESAGGSVHQTGRWLGLTGAALLAAAVGLVAQAPALVLLGGVGAALGAYDRVAVPPAASVAVERSIEPTDPGIGESVTVRLTVRNEGDRTLPDVRVADGVPETVRVVDGSASVGTSLRPGASTTVTYEMTGGNDRCVFDPATVVVRDVVGVVARHDRIDVQPESVTWERPSGKAMLALIPAVYRRPGQVPVDDGGAGQSFYAVRERRPNDPLSRVDWNRYARTGELTTVEFQREQAATVIVLVDSRQAAAVAPAETAQTAVERSRTAALALVEGLPEDGHAVGLAALSPRRAGCHRGKASPTGGRHASGSGRTGRSRRRR, via the coding sequence ATGAGCGAAAGCGCGGGCGGCAGCGTCCACCAGACCGGGCGCTGGCTCGGGCTGACCGGGGCCGCCTTGCTGGCCGCGGCGGTGGGCCTGGTCGCACAGGCGCCCGCGCTGGTCCTGCTCGGCGGGGTCGGCGCGGCGCTTGGTGCCTACGACCGGGTGGCGGTCCCGCCGGCCGCGAGCGTCGCCGTCGAGCGGTCCATCGAGCCGACCGACCCCGGCATCGGCGAATCGGTCACCGTCCGGCTGACGGTGCGCAACGAGGGCGACCGGACCCTCCCCGACGTTCGCGTGGCCGACGGCGTCCCGGAGACGGTGCGGGTCGTCGACGGCTCCGCGTCGGTCGGGACCAGCCTCCGGCCGGGCGCGAGCACGACCGTGACCTACGAGATGACCGGCGGGAACGACCGGTGCGTGTTCGACCCGGCGACGGTCGTCGTCCGGGACGTGGTCGGCGTGGTCGCCCGTCACGACCGGATCGACGTACAGCCGGAATCGGTCACCTGGGAGCGCCCCAGCGGCAAGGCGATGTTGGCGCTGATCCCGGCCGTCTACCGCCGGCCCGGGCAGGTCCCGGTCGACGACGGGGGGGCCGGGCAGTCCTTCTACGCCGTCCGGGAGCGCCGGCCGAACGACCCCCTATCCCGGGTGGACTGGAACCGCTACGCCCGCACGGGCGAGTTGACGACCGTCGAGTTCCAGCGCGAGCAGGCGGCGACGGTGATCGTCCTCGTCGACAGCCGGCAGGCCGCCGCCGTCGCGCCCGCGGAGACGGCACAGACCGCCGTCGAGCGGTCGCGGACGGCCGCGCTGGCGCTCGTCGAAGGGCTGCCGGAGGACGGCCACGCGGTCGGACTGGCCGCTCTCTCCCCCAGGAGAGCTGGCTGCCACCGGGGCAAAGCGAGTCCCACCGGCGGCAGGCACGCGAGCGGCTCCGGGAGGACCGGGCGTTCACGGCGACGCCGGTGA
- a CDS encoding DUF7269 family protein yields MSDGLRPVPLAVGLGATVLAVGLGAVGVAVVPDDARNLLLIAVAVVAGSFALLALLVHSLEGDERPRLPDTDSRTATIPGDEVDTALSAGRDGKAIRDRLQSVALSVLERRGLTRSAAEQQLAEGTWTEDGRAAAVLSRGEIRPSLRARIEGWLSGVRPFHRWVGAVTTELLAREDDR; encoded by the coding sequence ATGAGCGACGGGCTGCGGCCGGTGCCCCTGGCCGTCGGCCTGGGCGCGACGGTGCTTGCCGTCGGGCTGGGCGCGGTCGGCGTCGCCGTCGTCCCCGACGACGCCCGGAACCTGCTGTTGATCGCCGTCGCGGTCGTCGCCGGCAGTTTCGCGCTCCTGGCGTTGCTGGTCCACTCGCTCGAAGGAGACGAGCGACCGAGGCTGCCCGACACCGACAGCCGGACGGCGACGATCCCCGGCGACGAGGTCGACACGGCGCTGTCGGCCGGCCGGGACGGCAAGGCGATCCGGGACCGGCTCCAGTCGGTCGCGCTCTCGGTGCTGGAACGGCGGGGCCTGACCCGCTCGGCGGCCGAACAGCAGTTGGCCGAGGGCACCTGGACCGAGGACGGGCGGGCGGCGGCGGTGCTGTCCCGCGGGGAGATTCGCCCGTCGTTGCGCGCCCGGATCGAGGGGTGGCTCTCGGGTGTGCGGCCGTTCCACCGCTGGGTCGGTGCCGTGACGACCGAGTTGCTCGCGCGCGAGGACGACCGATGA
- a CDS encoding DUF4129 domain-containing protein: protein MRRQTLLVAVVAAVALLSFSVGAASLDASTGRDRIDPEMDDREIDNPGADYPGPDDPSDASPPAEDGGARSLLPTLSSPAVGALVVAFAAVVVAVWRFAGGGETPDDDTEKAFVTPGESADTPTYSTDSIDVPLSNDVYRAWADLTERLGPADGATTPREYARRLAGASEDPDALEQLRETFERVRYGGEQPTAELEQRATEALDRATVGPEDDR from the coding sequence ATGCGACGACAGACCCTCCTCGTGGCCGTCGTGGCCGCGGTCGCCCTGCTGTCGTTCAGCGTCGGTGCCGCGAGCCTCGACGCGAGCACCGGTCGGGATCGTATCGACCCCGAGATGGACGACAGAGAGATCGACAATCCCGGCGCGGACTACCCCGGACCGGACGACCCCAGCGACGCCTCCCCGCCGGCCGAGGACGGCGGCGCCCGCTCGCTGCTCCCCACGCTCTCCTCGCCGGCCGTCGGCGCGCTCGTGGTCGCGTTCGCCGCGGTGGTCGTCGCCGTCTGGCGCTTTGCCGGCGGCGGTGAGACCCCCGACGACGACACCGAGAAGGCGTTCGTGACCCCCGGCGAGTCGGCGGACACGCCGACGTACTCGACCGACAGCATCGACGTGCCGCTCTCGAACGACGTGTACCGGGCCTGGGCCGACCTGACCGAGCGGCTCGGGCCGGCCGACGGCGCGACCACTCCCCGGGAGTACGCCCGGCGGCTGGCCGGCGCCAGCGAGGACCCCGACGCGCTCGAGCAGTTGCGTGAGACCTTCGAGCGGGTCAGATACGGCGGCGAACAGCCGACCGCCGAACTGGAACAGCGTGCCACGGAGGCGCTGGACCGGGCGACGGTCGGTCCGGAGGACGACCGATGA
- the hemB gene encoding porphobilinogen synthase, protein MDTTRRPRRLRTDGVRPLVRETDLAASDLIAPVFVDATTDERVPIETMPGHERVPVDEAVARVEEIRETGVQAVMLFGVPESKDERGSRAWAEDGVVQEATRRITAETDAYVVTDVCLCEYTAHGHCGVLEDGAAEDPTLTVRNDETLDLLGKIALSHARAGADMVAPSGMIDGMVGAIREALDEDGHTAVPIMSYAAKFESAFYGPFRDAADGAPAFGDRRHYQMDPANAREARREVSLDVQQGADVLMVKPALPYLDIVAQVREAHDHPVAAYNVSGEYAMLHAAAEKGWLDLEAVAHESLLSIKRAGADLILTYFAEDIADRL, encoded by the coding sequence ATGGACACGACACGTCGCCCGCGCCGGCTCCGGACCGACGGCGTCCGGCCGCTCGTGCGCGAGACCGACCTGGCCGCCTCGGACCTGATCGCCCCGGTGTTCGTCGACGCGACGACCGACGAGCGGGTCCCCATCGAGACGATGCCAGGCCACGAGCGGGTGCCCGTGGACGAGGCCGTCGCCCGTGTCGAGGAGATCCGCGAGACCGGCGTCCAGGCGGTGATGCTGTTCGGGGTGCCCGAGTCCAAAGACGAACGCGGCTCCCGGGCCTGGGCCGAGGACGGCGTCGTCCAAGAGGCGACCCGCCGGATCACCGCCGAGACCGACGCCTACGTCGTCACGGATGTCTGCCTGTGTGAGTACACCGCTCACGGCCACTGTGGCGTCCTCGAGGACGGCGCCGCCGAGGACCCGACGCTGACGGTCCGCAACGACGAGACGCTCGACCTGCTGGGGAAGATCGCCCTCAGCCACGCCCGGGCCGGCGCCGACATGGTGGCGCCCTCGGGCATGATCGACGGCATGGTCGGGGCTATCCGCGAGGCCCTGGACGAGGACGGCCACACGGCGGTGCCGATCATGAGCTACGCCGCGAAGTTCGAGTCGGCCTTCTACGGCCCGTTCCGGGACGCCGCCGACGGCGCGCCCGCCTTCGGCGACCGGCGGCACTACCAGATGGACCCCGCAAACGCCCGCGAGGCCCGCCGCGAGGTCTCCCTGGATGTCCAGCAGGGCGCCGACGTGTTGATGGTCAAGCCCGCGCTGCCGTATCTCGACATCGTCGCGCAGGTCCGAGAGGCCCACGACCACCCCGTCGCCGCCTACAACGTCTCGGGGGAGTACGCGATGCTGCACGCCGCCGCGGAGAAGGGCTGGCTCGACCTCGAAGCGGTGGCCCACGAGTCGCTGCTGTCGATCAAACGCGCCGGCGCGGACCTGATACTCACCTACTTCGCCGAGGACATCGCCGACCGGCTCTGA
- a CDS encoding DedA family protein: MATDTSRGPVRTFAEDYGLLVVAAGFALLGVAGVALYVFGDTAYAERLLERYGLVALFLVFVLEGAMLLYFAPSEALVPAAVAILARTGGGYDLPSVAAILAVAVAGATVGQTALFLLAKRGGREWLLDRPWFRVSEDRLDRFGHMFDRFGILAVPLSNTLLFTRGMLTVPAGVAGMETRRFVALSALGTLSFEVLLAATAMGVLELV; this comes from the coding sequence ATGGCGACCGACACGAGCCGCGGCCCGGTCAGAACGTTCGCGGAGGACTACGGCCTGCTCGTGGTCGCCGCCGGCTTCGCGCTGCTTGGCGTGGCCGGCGTCGCGCTCTACGTCTTCGGCGATACGGCCTACGCCGAGCGCCTGCTGGAACGGTACGGCCTGGTGGCGCTGTTTCTCGTCTTCGTTCTGGAAGGCGCTATGTTGCTGTATTTCGCACCCAGCGAGGCGTTGGTCCCGGCGGCGGTGGCGATCCTCGCCCGGACTGGTGGCGGCTACGACCTCCCGAGCGTCGCCGCGATCCTCGCTGTCGCAGTGGCGGGCGCGACGGTCGGCCAGACCGCGCTCTTTCTGCTGGCGAAGCGGGGCGGCCGCGAGTGGTTGCTCGACCGGCCGTGGTTCCGGGTGAGCGAGGACCGTCTGGATCGCTTCGGCCACATGTTCGACCGGTTCGGTATCCTGGCGGTGCCGCTGAGCAACACCTTGCTGTTCACCCGTGGGATGTTGACCGTCCCGGCCGGCGTCGCGGGCATGGAGACGCGCCGGTTCGTCGCGCTGTCGGCGCTGGGGACGCTGTCGTTCGAGGTGCTGCTGGCCGCGACGGCGATGGGCGTCCTGGAACTGGTCTGA